Proteins from one bacterium genomic window:
- a CDS encoding SDR family oxidoreductase, which translates to MGLPNKVAIVTGAGTGVGRAVALALLQEGYSVVLAGRREEPLDITIRAGGSESVTLAVPTDVADPSSVKRLFARTKEAFGRLDLLFNNAGIGAPPLPLEDLTYDQWKAVVETNLTGTFLCTQEAFRLMKQQEPRGGRIINNGSISAHSPRPNSAPYTATKHAITGLTKSASLDGRKYDIACGQIDIGNAATEMTARMVEGVVQADGSVRVEPRMDPEYVARAVVYMASLPLDANVQFLTVMATKMPFIGRG; encoded by the coding sequence ATGGGATTACCGAACAAGGTGGCGATCGTGACCGGTGCCGGAACGGGCGTCGGCAGGGCCGTGGCACTGGCTCTGCTGCAGGAGGGGTACTCGGTCGTCCTTGCCGGCCGCCGCGAGGAGCCATTGGACATCACGATCCGGGCGGGGGGATCGGAGTCGGTCACCCTGGCCGTGCCCACCGACGTGGCCGACCCCTCGTCGGTGAAACGCCTGTTCGCCAGGACGAAGGAGGCCTTCGGCCGGCTCGACCTCCTGTTCAACAACGCCGGGATCGGCGCGCCTCCCCTCCCACTCGAGGACCTGACGTACGACCAGTGGAAGGCGGTCGTCGAGACCAACCTCACGGGGACCTTCCTCTGCACCCAGGAAGCGTTCCGGCTGATGAAGCAGCAGGAGCCCCGCGGCGGCCGCATCATCAACAACGGCTCCATTTCCGCGCACAGCCCGCGGCCCAACTCCGCGCCGTATACGGCGACGAAGCATGCGATCACCGGCCTCACCAAGTCGGCCTCGCTCGATGGCCGAAAGTACGACATCGCCTGCGGCCAGATCGACATCGGCAACGCGGCGACGGAGATGACGGCGCGAATGGTGGAGGGCGTGGTGCAGGCCGACGGGTCGGTCCGCGTCGAACCGAGGATGGACCCCGAGTACGTGGCCCGCGCGGTAGTGTACATGGCGAGCCTGCCGTTGGACGCGAACGTGCAGTTCTTGACCGTGATGGCGACCAAGATGCCGTTCATCGGACGGGGGTGA
- a CDS encoding DUF4386 family protein, which translates to MDRVQRNGGTSGIITAICLALLFVLFISSGLDPQAAQDPAKALPIIAQKPGLFGAIGVLGALASGFGLVFTIGLFARLRDRAPTRAAAALGLAFVGLTAHALGASLLSQGGQFLVGVSTKDQTAAGHAWIAVTAVAQALNGLGNAFTGASILVAGWAVVATGAMSTVLGWIAVVGGVVQLLQYFTAAPPLMGIGFLLAIVWLAWAGIELRRSPA; encoded by the coding sequence ATGGACAGAGTCCAACGCAACGGGGGGACCTCAGGCATTATCACCGCTATCTGTCTTGCCCTCCTGTTCGTGCTGTTTATCTCCAGCGGTCTGGATCCTCAAGCGGCACAAGATCCCGCTAAAGCGCTTCCGATTATCGCACAGAAACCGGGCCTCTTTGGTGCGATCGGCGTCCTCGGGGCGCTGGCCTCGGGCTTCGGGCTTGTCTTTACGATCGGGCTCTTTGCCCGTCTGAGAGACCGCGCGCCGACACGAGCCGCCGCCGCCCTCGGCCTTGCGTTTGTGGGCCTGACCGCTCACGCGCTGGGGGCGTCGCTCCTCTCCCAGGGAGGACAGTTTCTCGTCGGCGTCTCCACAAAAGACCAGACGGCGGCCGGCCACGCGTGGATCGCGGTGACCGCGGTCGCCCAGGCCCTGAACGGACTCGGGAACGCCTTCACCGGCGCCTCCATTCTCGTTGCGGGATGGGCGGTCGTCGCGACGGGGGCGATGAGCACGGTCTTAGGCTGGATTGCGGTGGTCGGCGGCGTCGTGCAGCTCTTGCAATACTTCACCGCCGCGCCGCCCCTGATGGGCATTGGGTTCCTGCTGGCGATTGTCTGGCTTGCCTGGGCCGGCATCGAGCTGCGGCGTTCGCCGGCGTGA
- a CDS encoding type VI secretion system tube protein Hcp, with the protein MHSTSRHVFVALVLTCCLALVAGSAQAAYEVYMTITGTKPGTFPSQRIPCLKFSYEPTSSGNIATGQAAGKRRHEEIVVTKEWGPASPALFRAMNTNEVLREVKFEFVRATAGKGDQVYKTLRLSNATVASIHRMPDKGTRELEEVTFVFDREKLEPGGADGQPVPLERWMTIPK; encoded by the coding sequence ATGCATTCGACGAGCCGGCACGTCTTTGTTGCCCTGGTTCTCACCTGCTGCCTCGCCCTGGTGGCTGGGTCGGCCCAAGCCGCATACGAAGTCTACATGACGATCACCGGCACGAAGCCGGGAACATTCCCCAGCCAGCGCATCCCTTGCCTGAAGTTCAGTTACGAGCCCACTTCCTCAGGGAATATTGCCACCGGGCAGGCCGCCGGGAAGCGCCGGCATGAGGAGATCGTGGTCACAAAGGAATGGGGACCGGCATCTCCCGCGCTCTTTCGCGCGATGAACACCAATGAAGTGCTGAGAGAAGTCAAGTTTGAGTTTGTCCGTGCAACCGCCGGAAAGGGAGACCAGGTCTACAAGACGCTCCGGCTCAGTAACGCCACCGTGGCGTCCATTCACAGGATGCCGGACAAGGGAACGCGCGAACTGGAGGAAGTGACCTTCGTGTTCGATCGGGAAAAGCTAGAACCGGGGGGCGCGGATGGCCAACCCGTGCCCCTCGAGCGGTGGATGACCATCCCGAAATAG
- a CDS encoding LLM class flavin-dependent oxidoreductase: MSIKLGLFMMPFHHPSRDYTTALEEDREAIVLADTLDFSEVFVGEHYTSWSECISSPLMFLSTVIDRTQKIRFGSGVLNLPQTHPLIVAAETAMFDHLCRGRFIMGIGPGGLGSDMEMFNLPPSEVRPEMLLESIDMVLKLWAQDPPYQLPGRFWKLSLTDNVWPGFKVGWVPRPYQLPHPPIALSIVTPNSPSAKTAGARGWIPISGNFFNQRYLRGQWERYAEGCEQVGRDPDPSIWRVARCVLVTETNAEAEEYLADSNNALSYYYSFFRHNFSVARKALFMLKPDPDMTDGAATVDVIKRAQVIAGSPSRVLDQLVALRDEAGHFGTLLVTGHDWDQPKLWRRSMELLARDVIPRFQKHADATLPA, from the coding sequence GTGAGCATCAAGCTCGGTTTGTTCATGATGCCGTTTCACCACCCGAGCCGGGACTACACCACCGCTCTCGAGGAGGATCGGGAGGCCATCGTCCTCGCCGACACGCTTGATTTCTCCGAGGTCTTCGTCGGGGAGCATTACACGTCGTGGAGCGAGTGTATCAGCTCTCCCCTCATGTTCCTCTCGACGGTGATTGACCGCACGCAGAAGATTCGCTTCGGTTCGGGGGTCCTCAATCTTCCACAAACGCACCCCCTCATCGTCGCAGCAGAAACCGCCATGTTCGACCACCTCTGCCGTGGACGCTTCATCATGGGCATCGGCCCGGGGGGGTTGGGGAGCGACATGGAGATGTTCAACCTCCCTCCCTCCGAGGTGCGCCCGGAGATGCTGCTCGAATCGATTGACATGGTGCTGAAGCTCTGGGCGCAGGACCCGCCCTATCAACTGCCCGGGCGGTTCTGGAAACTTTCGCTCACGGACAACGTCTGGCCGGGGTTCAAGGTCGGATGGGTCCCACGGCCGTATCAACTCCCGCACCCGCCGATCGCGCTGTCGATCGTGACGCCCAATTCCCCCAGCGCCAAAACCGCCGGCGCGCGGGGGTGGATTCCGATCTCCGGCAACTTCTTCAACCAACGGTATCTCCGGGGCCAGTGGGAGCGCTACGCTGAAGGATGCGAACAGGTCGGACGAGATCCCGACCCGAGCATATGGCGCGTGGCGCGTTGCGTCCTCGTCACCGAGACGAACGCGGAGGCTGAAGAGTACCTTGCAGATTCGAACAACGCGCTATCGTATTACTACAGCTTCTTCCGGCACAATTTCAGCGTGGCGCGTAAGGCGCTGTTCATGCTCAAGCCCGATCCCGACATGACCGATGGGGCGGCGACCGTCGATGTGATCAAACGCGCTCAGGTCATTGCGGGGAGCCCCAGCCGCGTGCTCGATCAATTGGTCGCGCTGCGCGATGAAGCCGGCCACTTCGGGACGCTGCTCGTGACCGGGCACGATTGGGACCAACCGAAGCTCTGGCGTCGGTCGATGGAGCTTCTGGCGAGGGACGTGATCCCGCGGTTTCAGAAGCACGCGGACGCCACCCTCCCAGCGTGA
- a CDS encoding MFS transporter, whose translation MVNSGSQSELAPGTGVPPARASAAPPAADPGSLLWLNNALQIISTAAWYVAAPFIPLYLASQGAPVGVIGGIIGFSGVVPLLISLHAGALVDERGPALITKGSVLLYATAGVILTALHAVWPVALAYALMGIANIGFAVASQAVVAAASTPATRVRNYGYYSLWNSAGAVIGPVLGGAITGHFGYRPAFALVWLLMIPSFAIAGSLRGVPAAPRRAVSFAMAHRLAGEILRERGVSAILFISFMVVCGQTLQQSFYPLYLHKVGLSPTLIGIIIATISLGSMIVRSFLSRGVEWFGYASLLVGATAILAVTLGIIPLLRQFWPLILTSGLMGTSLGFTQPLTMSLMVESIGAEFWGVAFGMRQGVQRIGAIISPIVFGLVTTASGVETAFFLGGATLLGTVPIMANVTRHLRRPARTI comes from the coding sequence ATGGTTAACTCGGGATCTCAAAGCGAGCTCGCTCCCGGCACCGGCGTTCCCCCCGCCCGGGCGAGCGCCGCGCCACCCGCCGCGGATCCGGGATCGCTCCTCTGGCTGAACAACGCGTTGCAGATCATATCCACCGCCGCGTGGTATGTCGCCGCGCCGTTCATCCCCCTGTACCTGGCCTCCCAGGGGGCGCCGGTCGGCGTCATCGGAGGGATCATCGGTTTCTCCGGCGTCGTGCCCCTGCTGATCTCTCTCCACGCCGGCGCGCTGGTGGATGAGCGCGGCCCCGCCCTCATCACGAAAGGATCGGTGCTTCTGTACGCGACTGCCGGCGTGATTCTGACGGCGCTGCATGCGGTATGGCCGGTGGCCCTCGCGTACGCGCTCATGGGGATCGCCAACATCGGGTTTGCGGTGGCCTCACAGGCGGTGGTCGCCGCGGCCAGCACCCCGGCCACGCGGGTCCGGAACTACGGGTACTATTCCCTCTGGAACTCGGCCGGAGCCGTCATCGGCCCCGTGCTCGGAGGCGCCATCACCGGCCACTTCGGCTACCGGCCGGCGTTCGCGCTGGTGTGGCTCCTGATGATCCCCTCGTTTGCGATCGCCGGGTCGCTCCGCGGCGTGCCCGCGGCCCCCCGGCGCGCCGTGTCGTTCGCGATGGCCCACAGGCTCGCCGGCGAGATCCTGCGCGAGCGGGGGGTCAGCGCCATTCTCTTCATCTCGTTCATGGTGGTGTGCGGGCAGACGCTGCAGCAGTCGTTCTATCCACTCTACCTGCACAAGGTAGGCCTATCCCCGACCCTGATCGGGATCATCATCGCCACGATCAGCCTCGGCTCGATGATTGTTCGTTCGTTCCTGTCGCGGGGGGTGGAGTGGTTCGGCTACGCATCCCTGCTCGTTGGCGCGACGGCCATCCTGGCGGTCACGCTCGGGATCATACCGCTGCTCCGGCAGTTCTGGCCGCTCATCTTGACGTCGGGGCTGATGGGGACGAGCCTCGGCTTCACCCAGCCGCTGACCATGAGCCTGATGGTGGAATCGATCGGCGCGGAGTTCTGGGGAGTGGCGTTCGGGATGCGTCAAGGCGTGCAGCGCATAGGAGCGATTATCAGCCCGATCGTGTTCGGGCTGGTGACCACGGCGTCGGGGGTCGAGACGGCGTTCTTCCTCGGGGGCGCCACCCTCCTCGGAACCGTCCCCATCATGGCAAACGTAACCAGGCACCTCCGCCGGCCGGCGCGCACGATCTGA